Below is a genomic region from Flavobacterium ginsengisoli.
AGAAATTAAAAGAGCTTTACCTTCTGGGCACTCAACTTCTTTGTTTATTAAGACAATAGTAGCCGCCGATTGCAAAGCTTTATCATAGTATTTTGGATGGTCAACAAAAACAATATCACCAGGCTCTACAACATGTATTTCATTCATGCCTAAAACTTGAAAATCTTTGTCCCCAATAAATTTGCAGTTAAGCAAATTAGCAATTTCTTGTAAAGAATGACTCTTTGGAAATTTCATATAGTATAATTAGAAAACTTGTAAATTAGAAAATGAGTCAATTAGAATGTGAATATACAAAATTATGTCGACTCACAAATTATCTAATTGACTCATTGTCAAATTATCTTAATTAAAATAACTACTCTTTTACACGCTCCATGTAAGAACCTGAAGCTGTATCGATTTTAATTTTATCGCCTTCGTTAATAAACAAAGGAACATTTATGTTCGCTCCTGTTTCTACTGTAGCATTTTTAGTAGCATTTGTTGCTGTGTTTCCTTTTACACCTGGCTCAGCGTAAGTAACTTCAAGAATCACAGATGCAGGCATATCTACTGATAACGGCAAATCAGTTTCTGTATTGATTTGCACCATAACGTTTGTTCCTTCTTTTAACAAATCTGGAGCATCCAAAATGTTTTTGTTTAAAGAAATTTGCTCAAACGTTTCAGCATTCATGAAGTGAAATTCATCACCTTCTGGATATAAATATTGAAATGTATGTGTTTCAACACGGATAACGTCAATCTTGTGACCAGCAGAAAATGTATTATCTAATACTTTTCCAGAAGTCAAACTTTTCAATTTAGTTCTAACGAAAGCTGGACCTTTTCCAGGTTTTACGTGAAGAAATTCAATAATTTTATAGATATCGTGATTAAATTTAATACACAATCCGTT
It encodes:
- the efp gene encoding elongation factor P, giving the protein MASTSDIRNGLCIKFNHDIYKIIEFLHVKPGKGPAFVRTKLKSLTSGKVLDNTFSAGHKIDVIRVETHTFQYLYPEGDEFHFMNAETFEQISLNKNILDAPDLLKEGTNVMVQINTETDLPLSVDMPASVILEVTYAEPGVKGNTATNATKNATVETGANINVPLFINEGDKIKIDTASGSYMERVKE